From Corynebacterium frankenforstense DSM 45800, the proteins below share one genomic window:
- the sepH gene encoding septation protein SepH — MRELYLVPGESSDTSLVLSDAPEQSEEAARFRVTVTDELRALLHPDGADDAIDDAAPADAGENGTAGASPATPLFAAAGDADDDPAAETDGPAHDGAAGAGEPAHRAGHATVSDGASASSRGKEPDPRLSAPLTMRPREIQDRVRGGATITALADEMGVAESRVEPFAHPVLLERARIAELARGSHPVRDDGPAKLSLAEVLATAFAARDIDPSGAVWDALRDHDGQWVVTVSWQTGMTDHRAEWTLQDHMTSSSTTVARNATAAELTDPESARPVRTLTPLDGGAADQDFDDHEDAGDAPEARGARDARPADDAEGAEDGPAEAEGEEDSFLRHPDAEDKPSKRRRRAVTPHWEDVLLGVRTNTKRPRK; from the coding sequence ATGCGCGAGCTGTACCTCGTTCCCGGTGAGTCCTCGGACACCTCCCTGGTGCTGTCCGACGCCCCGGAGCAGTCGGAGGAGGCCGCCCGCTTCCGGGTGACCGTCACCGACGAGCTGCGCGCGCTCCTGCACCCCGACGGCGCCGACGACGCGATTGACGACGCCGCGCCGGCCGACGCCGGCGAGAACGGCACCGCGGGTGCGTCCCCCGCCACCCCGCTCTTCGCCGCCGCCGGGGACGCCGACGACGACCCCGCCGCGGAGACGGACGGGCCCGCCCACGACGGCGCCGCAGGCGCCGGCGAGCCCGCCCACCGTGCGGGACACGCGACGGTGAGCGACGGGGCGTCGGCAAGCAGCCGCGGCAAGGAGCCGGACCCGCGCCTGTCCGCGCCGCTGACCATGCGCCCGCGCGAGATCCAGGACCGCGTGCGCGGCGGCGCGACGATCACCGCGCTGGCCGACGAGATGGGCGTGGCCGAGTCCCGCGTCGAGCCCTTCGCCCACCCGGTGCTCCTCGAGCGCGCCCGCATCGCGGAGCTCGCCCGCGGCTCGCACCCGGTGCGCGACGACGGCCCGGCCAAGCTGTCGCTGGCCGAGGTGCTGGCCACCGCCTTCGCCGCCCGCGACATCGACCCCTCCGGCGCGGTGTGGGACGCGCTGCGCGACCACGACGGCCAGTGGGTCGTGACCGTGTCCTGGCAGACCGGCATGACCGACCACCGCGCCGAGTGGACCCTGCAGGACCACATGACCAGCTCCTCGACGACGGTCGCGCGCAACGCCACCGCCGCCGAGCTGACCGACCCTGAGTCCGCCCGCCCGGTGCGCACGCTGACCCCGCTCGACGGCGGGGCCGCCGACCAGGACTTCGACGACCACGAGGACGCCGGCGACGCCCCGGAGGCCCGCGGTGCGCGCGACGCCCGCCCGGCCGACGACGCCGAGGGCGCGGAGGACGGGCCCGCGGAGGCCGAGGGCGAGGAGGACTCCTTCCTGCGCCACCCCGACGCCGAGGACAAGCCGAGTAAGCGGCGCCGCCGTGCCGTGACCCCGCACTGGGAGGACGTGCTGCTCGGCGTGCGCACCAACACCAAGCGGCCCCGGAAGTAG